In Candidatus Promineifilum breve, one genomic interval encodes:
- a CDS encoding COX15/CtaA family protein, with protein sequence MRTFFGNRTNFTRYAWFVLGFMILVILWGAFVRATGSGAGCGSHWPLCNGVVVPRAPRIETLIEFTHRITSGFSGILVLVMLGWAFRLYPKGHIVRRAAAFSTLFVITEGLVGAGLVLFEWVADNESVARAISMAVHLVNTNLLLAAITLTAWWAGADAGAGEATGAKDQPPANYVLKWRGQGRTGWLLGGALGLLLLLGVSGAITALGDTLFPSGTLREGIAADFLPTAHFLVRLRVYHPILAVLTGVYLWFAGPAIAAARPGIGALTFSRAIRVLVVVQLLAGVVNILLNVPVWMQLIHLLLADLMWITVVLLAAVALSQPAASMQPVALAPLAVD encoded by the coding sequence ATGCGAACGTTTTTCGGCAATCGAACCAATTTCACGCGCTACGCCTGGTTTGTGCTGGGATTTATGATCCTGGTCATCCTGTGGGGCGCGTTCGTGCGGGCCACCGGCTCCGGCGCGGGCTGCGGCAGCCATTGGCCGCTGTGCAACGGCGTGGTCGTGCCGCGCGCGCCGCGCATCGAGACGCTCATCGAGTTCACCCACCGCATCACCAGCGGGTTCTCCGGCATCCTGGTGCTGGTCATGTTGGGCTGGGCCTTTCGCCTCTATCCCAAGGGCCACATCGTGCGCCGGGCGGCGGCCTTCTCGACGCTGTTTGTCATCACCGAGGGGCTGGTTGGCGCGGGGCTGGTCCTGTTCGAGTGGGTGGCCGACAACGAATCCGTCGCGCGGGCGATCTCGATGGCCGTCCATCTGGTCAATACCAACCTGCTGCTGGCGGCGATCACCTTGACGGCTTGGTGGGCGGGCGCAGACGCCGGGGCCGGTGAGGCCACCGGAGCCAAAGATCAACCACCCGCCAACTACGTCCTGAAATGGCGCGGGCAGGGGCGAACCGGCTGGTTGCTCGGCGGCGCGTTGGGGCTGTTGCTGCTGCTGGGCGTCAGTGGGGCCATCACCGCCCTGGGCGATACGCTCTTTCCTTCGGGCACATTGCGCGAGGGCATCGCCGCCGATTTCCTGCCCACGGCCCATTTCCTCGTCCGCCTGCGCGTCTACCATCCCATTCTGGCCGTGCTGACCGGCGTCTACCTGTGGTTCGCTGGGCCGGCCATCGCCGCGGCCCGGCCGGGCATCGGCGCGCTGACCTTCTCGCGGGCTATCCGGGTGCTGGTGGTGGTGCAACTCCTGGCCGGTGTCGTCAATATCCTGTTGAATGTTCCGGTGTGGATGCAACTGATCCATCTGCTGCTGGCCGACTTGATGTGGATTACCGTCGTGTTATTGGCGGCGGTGGCTCTGTCGCAACCGGCGGCCAGTATGCAGCCTGTTGCCCTGGCCCCGCTGGCCGTTGATTGA
- a CDS encoding DUF4013 domain-containing protein, whose amino-acid sequence MDINKAVRYVTEDKTWLSKLLIGVLMSVLSFLIVPALILQGYVVKIIRRVMGGEWDGLPEWDDWGGLLRDGFFVTVAEIVYTLPFILLMIVGAAATGGLASVTGSENAAGLIATTGGLGMLCLVFLFVIALLLLMPAILIQYAIKDDFGALFRFSEVFGLMRANMADILMVFLVSVVAAIAVSLVTGVLSVVPCLGWIAAFVIGLAATPFISFVTGHLYGQIAAKVLGNKAGGSLTGVA is encoded by the coding sequence ATGGATATCAATAAAGCTGTTCGCTATGTGACCGAAGACAAGACGTGGCTGAGCAAATTGCTCATCGGCGTCCTCATGTCAGTGTTGTCGTTTCTCATCGTCCCGGCCCTCATCTTGCAGGGGTACGTGGTCAAGATCATTCGCCGCGTGATGGGCGGCGAGTGGGATGGCCTGCCCGAGTGGGATGATTGGGGCGGTCTGCTGCGCGATGGTTTCTTCGTCACCGTGGCGGAGATCGTCTACACCTTGCCGTTTATCCTGCTGATGATCGTCGGCGCCGCCGCGACGGGCGGGCTGGCCAGCGTGACCGGCAGCGAAAACGCCGCCGGCCTCATCGCCACCACCGGCGGCCTGGGCATGTTATGCCTGGTTTTCCTGTTCGTCATTGCCCTGCTGCTGCTGATGCCGGCCATCCTCATCCAGTATGCCATCAAGGACGATTTCGGCGCGTTGTTCCGCTTCAGTGAGGTATTCGGCCTCATGCGCGCCAACATGGCCGATATTCTGATGGTCTTCCTGGTTTCGGTCGTCGCCGCCATTGCCGTTTCACTGGTGACCGGCGTCCTGTCGGTCGTCCCGTGCCTGGGCTGGATCGCCGCTTTCGTCATTGGCCTGGCTGCCACCCCGTTCATCTCGTTCGTGACCGGCCACCTGTATGGTCAGATCGCGGCCAAGGTGCTGGGCAACAAGGCCGGCGGCTCGCTGACGGGCGTCGCCTAA
- a CDS encoding DUF72 domain-containing protein produces the protein MDNYHVGTMGFGYKPWQGTFYPDRLPKTQQLAYYATRFNALEMDSTFYGTPRLASVERWRDTTPDGFRFCPKAPREITHDLRLAPTTQAFLDNFLDTMRLLGDRLGPIVFQFPPDFAVAERDNLAAFLPHLPPDLRFAVELRHRSWWSDETADLFRAHNVCWIAADYIYLPKEIRRTADFLYVRFLGRHGQFDDKSHEVLDKTAELQDWLSQIEPHLPAVTDVYAFFNDDYAGHAPATAERFMRLVGLDPGAGPPQQGRLF, from the coding sequence ATGGACAACTACCACGTCGGCACAATGGGCTTCGGCTATAAGCCGTGGCAAGGGACATTCTACCCCGACCGGTTGCCCAAGACGCAGCAGTTGGCCTATTACGCCACGCGCTTCAACGCGCTGGAGATGGATTCGACCTTCTACGGCACGCCGCGCCTGGCCTCGGTCGAGCGCTGGCGCGACACGACGCCCGACGGCTTCCGTTTTTGCCCCAAAGCGCCGCGCGAGATCACCCACGATCTGCGGCTGGCCCCCACCACCCAGGCGTTTCTGGACAACTTTCTGGACACGATGCGCCTGCTGGGCGACCGGCTGGGGCCGATTGTCTTCCAGTTCCCGCCCGACTTCGCCGTGGCCGAGCGCGACAATCTGGCCGCCTTTCTGCCCCACCTGCCGCCCGATCTGCGCTTCGCCGTGGAATTGCGCCACCGCTCGTGGTGGAGCGACGAGACGGCCGACCTGTTCCGCGCCCACAACGTCTGCTGGATCGCCGCCGATTACATCTATCTGCCCAAGGAGATACGGCGTACGGCCGATTTCCTCTATGTGCGCTTTCTGGGCCGCCACGGGCAATTCGACGACAAGTCCCACGAAGTGCTCGACAAGACGGCCGAGTTGCAAGACTGGCTCAGCCAAATCGAACCCCATCTGCCCGCCGTGACCGACGTCTACGCCTTCTTCAACGACGACTACGCCGGCCACGCCCCGGCCACGGCCGAGCGGTTCATGCGGCTGGTGGGCCTGGACCCCGGCGCCGGCCCGCCCCAACAGGGCCGCTTGTTCTGA